Sequence from the Thermocaproicibacter melissae genome:
TATGAAGCCCGCGCAAACATCATGTGGGCCGGAATGGTCGCCCACAACAATATCTGCGGTGTCGGCCGCGGGCAGGATTGGAGCAGCCATTGCCTCGAACATGAGCTTTCCGCTCTTTACGATGTGGCACACGGCGCAGGTCTGGCGGTTATGATGCCTGCTTGGATGAAATATGTCATGAAGCACGACATTAACCGCTTTGCGCAGTTTGCTGTCCGCGTTTGGGACTGCGACATGAACTTCGCGAACCCGGAAATCACGGCTGAGGAAGGAATTAACCGCTTCCGCGCTTTCCTGCAATCCATCGGCATGCCCACAAACTTCAAGGAATTGGGCGCCAAAGAAGAGGATATTCCTAAGATGGTGCGCCATATGGGTGTTACGAATGAAAATCCGATCGGCGGATTTATGAAGCTTGGCCCGGAAGATGTTAAAGCCATCTATCGTTTGGCTTTATAAGTATCGTTCCGCGCAAGCCAAATCTGCTTCTTTACTTAGTCCACGTGAAAAGGCCGAGCATTTTGCTCGGCCTTTTTTAACTTTCCTTTTCGATTGCTCGATTCGCCATGCGATAAAAAATCGCCGCTTCCAAGTAGGGAGCGGCGATTTTCATAAAGCTCAAAGCAATTACTCGATAATGCTCTTGCCTGTCATTTCTGGCGGCTGAGGCAAACCGAGGATCTTCAGCATGGTAGGTGCGATATCCGCGAGTCTGCCGCCTTCGCGGAGCTTGCACGGATAACCAACCACGCAGAACGGAACCGGGTTCGTAGTATGCGCGGTAAACGGAGAACCGTCAGCATCGACCATTTGTTCCGCGTTGCCGTGGTCCGCGGTAATCAGAGCGGTACCGCCGCGGGCAAGGATTGCGTCCACAACTTTGCCGACGCAGGTGTCGACGGCTTCCACCGCAGCGCGAGCAGCCTCAAAGACACCCGTATGGCCAACCATGTCGCAGTTTGCATAATTCAAAATGATAACATCGTACTTGTCGCTTTCAATCCTCTTGAGTAGTTCGTCGGTGACAAGATAGGCGCTCATTTCCGGCTGAAGGTCGTAAGTTGCAACCTTCGGCGAATTAATCAGGACACGGTCTTCACCCGGATAAACCGTTTCAACACCGCCGTTAAAGAAGAACGTCACATGCGCGTACTTCTCGGTTTCCGCGATGCGAAGCTGCTTGAGGCCCTTACCCGAAATATACTCGGCAAAGGTATTCTTCAGCGTTTCAGGGCCAAAGGCAACGCTTACGTTCGGCATAGTCGCATCGTACTGCGTCATGCAGACGAAATTCAGCGGGAAGAAACCGTTTCTGCGCTCAAAGCCCTTGAAATCCGGGTCAACGAGCGTGCGGGTGATTTCACGGGCACGGTCGGGACGGAAATTGTAGAAGATAACAGAATCGCCCGGCTGAACCGTTGCATTCTTCAAGCATACGGCAGGAACCACGAATTCGTCGGTAACGCCGGCAGCATAGGAATCCTTCACGGCCTGAACCGGATCAGAAGCCTGCACGCCTTCGCCGAAAACCATCGCATCGTATGCTTTGCCAACGCGCTCCCAGCGGTTGT
This genomic interval carries:
- the gpmI gene encoding 2,3-bisphosphoglycerate-independent phosphoglycerate mutase, giving the protein MKKPLILIIMDGFGIGPDKGNAIKAAKTPNLDRLFAENPITQIGASGLNVGLPDGQMGNSEVGHTNIGAGRIVYQDLTRITKSIEDGDFFENSALVAAVDNAAKNGKALHLMGLLSDGGVHSHNSHLYALLKLAKQRGCKKVYVHAFLDGRDVPPTSGVDYVAECVAKMKEIGIGEISTVMGRYYAMDRDNRWERVGKAYDAMVFGEGVQASDPVQAVKDSYAAGVTDEFVVPAVCLKNATVQPGDSVIFYNFRPDRAREITRTLVDPDFKGFERRNGFFPLNFVCMTQYDATMPNVSVAFGPETLKNTFAEYISGKGLKQLRIAETEKYAHVTFFFNGGVETVYPGEDRVLINSPKVATYDLQPEMSAYLVTDELLKRIESDKYDVIILNYANCDMVGHTGVFEAARAAVEAVDTCVGKVVDAILARGGTALITADHGNAEQMVDADGSPFTAHTTNPVPFCVVGYPCKLREGGRLADIAPTMLKILGLPQPPEMTGKSIIE